A region from the Chlorocebus sabaeus isolate Y175 chromosome 27, mChlSab1.0.hap1, whole genome shotgun sequence genome encodes:
- the HAUS3 gene encoding HAUS augmin-like complex subunit 3 isoform X1 has protein sequence MSCGNEFVETLKKIGFPKADNLNGEDFDWLFEGIEDESFLKWFCGNVNEQNVLSERELEAFSVLQKSGKPILEGAALDEALKTCKTSDLKTPRLDDKELEKLEDEVQTLLKLKNLKIQRRNKCQLMASVTSHKSLRLNAKEESATKKLKQSQGILNAMNTKISNELQALTDEVTQLMMFFRHSNLGQGTNPLVFLSQFSLEKYLSQEEQSTAALTLYTKKQFFQGIHEVVESSNEDNFQLLDIQTPSICDNQEILEERRLEMARLQLAYICAQHQLIHLKASNSSMKSSIKWAEENLHSLTSKAMDKENLDAKISSLTSEIMKLEEQITQIKDRSLPAVVRENAQLLNMPVVKGDFDLQIAKQDYYTARQELVLNQLIKQKASFELLQLSYEIELRKHWDIYRELENLIQELSQSNMMLCKQLEILTDPSVSQQINPRNTIDTKDYSTHRLYQLLEGENKKKELFLTHGNLEEVAEKLKQNVSLVQDQLAVSAQEHSFFLSKRNKDVDMLCDALYQGGNQLLLSDQELTEQFHQVESQLNKLNHLLTDILADVKTKRKTLANNKLHQMERELYVYFLKDEDYLKDIVENLETQSKIKAVSLED, from the exons ATGAGTTGTGGAAATGAGTTTgtggaaacattaaaaaaaattggttttccCAAAGCTGATAATCTTAATGGAGAAGACTTTGACTGGTTGTTTGAGGGCATTGAAGATGAATCGTTTCTGAAGTGGTTTTGTGGGAATGTGAATGAACAGAATGTGTTGTCTGAAAGAGAATTGGAAGCTTTTAGCGTTCTTCAGAAATCAGGCAAGCCCATCCTAGAAGGGGCGGCATTGGATGAAGCTCTTAAAACGTGTAAAACTTCTGATTTGAAGACACCTAGACTGGATGACAAAGAGCTGGAGAAATTAGAGGATGAGGTTCAAACTCTACTGAAATTAAAGAACCTAAAAATTCAGCGGCGTAATAAATGTCAATTGATGGCTTCAGTAACTAGCCACAAATCTCTGAGGTTAAATGCTAAAGAAGAATCAGCCACTAAAAAACTGAAGCAGAGTCAAGGAATTCTAAATGCAATGAATACTAAGATCAGTAATGAACTTCAGGCTCTTACTGATGAAGTTACACAATTGATGATGTTCTTCAGACATTCTAATTTAGGTCAAGGAACAAATCCACTGGTATTTTTATCGCAATTTTCCTTGGAAAAATACCTAAGTCAGGAAGAGCAAAGCACAGCAGCATTAACTTTGTATACCAAAAAACAGTTCTTTCAGGGTATACATGAAGTAGTTGAAAGTTCAAATGAAGACAATTTTCAGCTTTTAGATATACAGACACCATCTATTTGTGATAATCAAGAAATCCTTGAGGAGAGACGACTAGAGATGGCTAGACTGCAGCTGGCGTACATTTGTGCTCAACATCAATTAATTCACTTGAAAGCAAGTAATTCAAGCATGAAGTCAAGTATAAAATGGGCAGAGGAGAATCTTCATAGCCTAACCAGCAAG GCTATGGACAAAGAAAATTTAGATGCTAAAATTTCTAGCTTGACCAGTGAGATTATGAAACTTGAAGAACAGATCACTCAAATAAAAGACAGAAGTTTACCTGCTGTGGTAAGAGAGAATGCCCAGTTATTGAATATGCCAGTGGTAAAGGGAGATTTTGATCTGCAGATTGCTAAACAAGATTATTACACAGCAAGACAAGAGTTAGttttaaatcaattaataaaacaaaaggcaTCATTTGAACTTCTACAGTTATCGTATGAAATTGAATTAAGGAAGCATTGGGACATATATCGTGAACTTGAAAATTTGATTCAAGAACTTAGTCAAAGTAACATGATGCTCTGCAAGCAATTAGAAATATTAACAGATCCATCAGTTTCTCAGCAGATAAATCCAAGGAATACCATTGATACTAAGGATTATTCTACTCATAG gctTTACCAACTTTTAGAgggagagaataagaaaaaagaattgtttcTAACTCATGGAAACCTTGAGGAAGTGGCCGAGAAATTGAAACAGAATGTTTCTTTAGTACAAGATCAGTTGGCAGTATCTGCTCaagaacattctttctttctgtccaaACGGAATAAGGATGTGGACATGCTTTGTGATGCTTTGTATCAAGGAGGAAATCAGCTTTTGCTTAGTGATCAG gagTTAACAGAGCAGTTTCATCAAGTTGAATCTCAACTGAATAAGCTAAATCATCTCCTCACTGATATTCTTGCTGAtgtgaagacaaaaagaaaaactttggcaAATAATAAGTTACATCAAATGGAAAgagaattatatgtatattttttaaaagatgaagattATCTGAAAGATATTGTGGAGAATTTAGAAACTCAATCAAAGATTAAGGCTGTTAGTCTTGAAGATTGA
- the HAUS3 gene encoding HAUS augmin-like complex subunit 3 isoform X2, with amino-acid sequence MSCGNEFVETLKKIGFPKADNLNGEDFDWLFEGIEDESFLKWFCGNVNEQNVLSERELEAFSVLQKSGKPILEGAALDEALKTCKTSDLKTPRLDDKELEKLEDEVQTLLKLKNLKIQRRNKCQLMASVTSHKSLRLNAKEESATKKLKQSQGILNAMNTKISNELQALTDEVTQLMMFFRHSNLGQGTNPLVFLSQFSLEKYLSQEEQSTAALTLYTKKQFFQGIHEVVESSNEDNFQLLDIQTPSICDNQEILEERRLEMARLQLAYICAQHQLIHLKASNSSMKSSIKWAEENLHSLTSKLSYEIELRKHWDIYRELENLIQELSQSNMMLCKQLEILTDPSVSQQINPRNTIDTKDYSTHRLYQLLEGENKKKELFLTHGNLEEVAEKLKQNVSLVQDQLAVSAQEHSFFLSKRNKDVDMLCDALYQGGNQLLLSDQELTEQFHQVESQLNKLNHLLTDILADVKTKRKTLANNKLHQMERELYVYFLKDEDYLKDIVENLETQSKIKAVSLED; translated from the exons ATGAGTTGTGGAAATGAGTTTgtggaaacattaaaaaaaattggttttccCAAAGCTGATAATCTTAATGGAGAAGACTTTGACTGGTTGTTTGAGGGCATTGAAGATGAATCGTTTCTGAAGTGGTTTTGTGGGAATGTGAATGAACAGAATGTGTTGTCTGAAAGAGAATTGGAAGCTTTTAGCGTTCTTCAGAAATCAGGCAAGCCCATCCTAGAAGGGGCGGCATTGGATGAAGCTCTTAAAACGTGTAAAACTTCTGATTTGAAGACACCTAGACTGGATGACAAAGAGCTGGAGAAATTAGAGGATGAGGTTCAAACTCTACTGAAATTAAAGAACCTAAAAATTCAGCGGCGTAATAAATGTCAATTGATGGCTTCAGTAACTAGCCACAAATCTCTGAGGTTAAATGCTAAAGAAGAATCAGCCACTAAAAAACTGAAGCAGAGTCAAGGAATTCTAAATGCAATGAATACTAAGATCAGTAATGAACTTCAGGCTCTTACTGATGAAGTTACACAATTGATGATGTTCTTCAGACATTCTAATTTAGGTCAAGGAACAAATCCACTGGTATTTTTATCGCAATTTTCCTTGGAAAAATACCTAAGTCAGGAAGAGCAAAGCACAGCAGCATTAACTTTGTATACCAAAAAACAGTTCTTTCAGGGTATACATGAAGTAGTTGAAAGTTCAAATGAAGACAATTTTCAGCTTTTAGATATACAGACACCATCTATTTGTGATAATCAAGAAATCCTTGAGGAGAGACGACTAGAGATGGCTAGACTGCAGCTGGCGTACATTTGTGCTCAACATCAATTAATTCACTTGAAAGCAAGTAATTCAAGCATGAAGTCAAGTATAAAATGGGCAGAGGAGAATCTTCATAGCCTAACCAGCAAG TTATCGTATGAAATTGAATTAAGGAAGCATTGGGACATATATCGTGAACTTGAAAATTTGATTCAAGAACTTAGTCAAAGTAACATGATGCTCTGCAAGCAATTAGAAATATTAACAGATCCATCAGTTTCTCAGCAGATAAATCCAAGGAATACCATTGATACTAAGGATTATTCTACTCATAG gctTTACCAACTTTTAGAgggagagaataagaaaaaagaattgtttcTAACTCATGGAAACCTTGAGGAAGTGGCCGAGAAATTGAAACAGAATGTTTCTTTAGTACAAGATCAGTTGGCAGTATCTGCTCaagaacattctttctttctgtccaaACGGAATAAGGATGTGGACATGCTTTGTGATGCTTTGTATCAAGGAGGAAATCAGCTTTTGCTTAGTGATCAG gagTTAACAGAGCAGTTTCATCAAGTTGAATCTCAACTGAATAAGCTAAATCATCTCCTCACTGATATTCTTGCTGAtgtgaagacaaaaagaaaaactttggcaAATAATAAGTTACATCAAATGGAAAgagaattatatgtatattttttaaaagatgaagattATCTGAAAGATATTGTGGAGAATTTAGAAACTCAATCAAAGATTAAGGCTGTTAGTCTTGAAGATTGA